The Rhinoraja longicauda isolate Sanriku21f chromosome 19, sRhiLon1.1, whole genome shotgun sequence genome includes a window with the following:
- the LOC144602676 gene encoding prostate stem cell antigen-like → MNCLLVLVAGLILSAPLGNCLRCYSCQPSTNRCVNDTVTCSGNDEQCYLGVGTIAGVTVYGAGCILPAGCVLQQDIEGVSVSIHCCNTDLCNASDQVKLSLVLFPALLSVWFAIFM, encoded by the exons ATGAATTGCCTTTTGGTCCTGGTCGCTGGTCTCATTCTCAGCGCCCCTCTGG GTAACTGTTTGCGGTGTTACTCCTGCCAACCATCAACGAACAGATGCGTGAACGATACTGTTACATGCTCTGGGAATGACGAGCAATGCTATCTTGGGGTTGGGACGATTG CTGGTGTAACGGTTTACGGCGCTGGATGTATTCTTCCTGCTGGTTGTGTACTTCAGCAAGATATTGAAGGAGTTTCAGTCTCTATCCACTGTTGTAATACTGACCTCTGCAACGCGAGTGACCAAGTTAAATTATCTCTTGTGCTGTTCCCTGCTCTGTTGTCAGTCTGGTTTGCAATATTTATGTGA